From the Marivivens sp. LCG002 genome, the window GCCCTAGTCCTCCGCTCGGGTCGGCAGCGGCGGCGCGATTGAGTGCGATCGCTCTTGGACCTGTAAGCGTGGCAAGCAAGGTGATCCCCAAGGATACAAGATCGGCTTTGTCGGAAATGCGGTCGGCGATCACATCGGCGTTGCGGTCAATAAGAGCGCGGAACAAGCCGATTTTGTCGCCATACCAGCGATAGATCGTCTCGTTCGAGGTTTTGGCGGCTTTGGCAACCGCAAGGATCGACAGCCCTGCAAATCCCTTTTGCTCAAGGATCTGATAGGCTGCCTTCTCGATCTCGTCGCGTCGTTTCTCTCGGGCTTCATCACGCATTCGATTTTCTCCTTGCTCGAATCCGTAATCTAAATTACGCAAATGACAATCCGTAATTTGAATTACAGTTTTAAGGAGTGATTATGTCGAGACTTACTTTCGGAACGGCTTTTCTGGGGTTGGTCCTCTCAGGAGCGATCTTCGGGTTCTTTTATGCTTGGGTTTGTTCCACCATGTGGGGGCTCGATGCCGCCGATCCGCGGGTGGCGATCGCAGCTATGCAGGCGATGAACGCTAGCGTGCGGAACGCTATCTTTGCGCCTGCATTCTTTGGAACGGGGCCGGTGCTTCTGCTCGTGGGTGTTTTCGCGTTTCGCTCGCAAAACCGAAGTGCGGCAAAGTGGTTCGTTTCGGGTGGTTTGCTTTATACGCTTGGCGGAATGGTTTTGACGATGGTTGTCAATGTTCCGATGAATGAAGCTCTTGGAGCACTGATCGTGCCAGAGGATATCGCATCTGCGCGCGAAATATGGTCCGATTACTCTGATCGGTGGCAGGTTTTCAACCAAATCAGGACGCTGGTTTCCGGTGTCGTTCTTATCCTTGTCGGCATCGGCATTTTCGAGCTTGCACGAAAGTGATAGCGGCAAAAAGTAAGGGCGCCACAAGGCGCCCCTGATTATTCTTCGACCATTTCAGAGACCGGCCTACGGTCATCGCCGCTCTCGCGCGGCGGGCGTCCGACGACATCGCGGAGTTCGTCGAGGTCGATAAAGTTATCGGCTTGTCTGCGAAGTTCGTCTGCGATCATCGGTGGCTGGCTGCGGATCGTCGAGACGACCGAGACGCGCACGCCTTTGCGCTGCAGGGCCTCGACCAGCGGACGGAAGTCGCCGTCGCCCGAGAAAAGCACGACGTGGTCGACATAGGGTGCTAGCTCCATCGCATCGACAGTGAGTTCGATGTCCATGTTGCCTTTGACCTTGCGGCGTCCCATCGAGTCGGTGAACTCTTTGGCGGGTTTTGTCACCATCGTGAAGCCGTTGTAGTTCAACCAGTCCACCAGCGGGCGGATGGGCGAATACTCGTCATTCTCGAGAAGTGCGGTGTAATAGAAGGCGCGCAGCAATTTGCCACGGCGCATGAATTCTTGCCTCAGGAGTTTGTAGTCGATATCGAAACCGAGTGCCTTTGCAGCGGCATAAAGGTTCGATCCGTCGATAAAAAGAGCGAGGCGCTCGTCGCGGTAAAACATTAAAAAGTCCTTTCAAAAACGACCCAGCGGCGCGAGCGTCACTCTCGTGTTTCGATCCGAAGGGCCTGCAATAAAATAAAGGTGGTGTTGAAAAGTGGAAAGAAAACAGACTGGTAGAAAAACACTAATTAGCTACATCGCCCTAGGCAGTAATGCGGTCACTATGGACGAAAGTTCAACAAGCATACTTCAAAAGGCGATTTCCGCAATATCCGAAAGATTGTGTTTTGTTGATGTAACGAGTAGTTTTTACCAGACGCCCTGTTTTCCTGCGGGCGCGGGCCCCGATTACGTCAATGCGGTTATCGCTGTGCGCAGCGACCTTGAACCGCGTGATCTTCTAACCGGTTTGCACCTGATCGAGGCCGATTTCGGTCGTGTCCGAGAGGTGCGTTGGGGGCAGCGAACCCTTGACCTCGATCTCGTCGCGACAGAGGGCTGTGTTCTTCCCGATGTGGAAACTGTGCGGACCTGGATCGACCTGCCGATGGAGCGTCAAATGTCCGAAGCGCCAAGCGAGCTCTTGCTGCCGCATCCGAGACTTCAGGATCGGGCTTTTGTTCTCGTGCCTTGGGCCGAGATTGCTCCTGATTGGCGTCACCCGATTCTCGGTTTGACCGTAACGGAGATGCTGGATGCCCTTTCGGAAAGCGAAAAAGCAGAAATAAGAGCGATTTGATCGCCCAACTGTGACAGCTTTCCCCTTGTCAATCCCTATTGTTGCGCGTATGTCGAGGGCTTCCTAGGACTGTAGTTCAGAGATATTGGAGTGCGCTGATGGCCCGCGTGACCGTAGAAGATTGTGTCGACAAGGTTCCGAACCGTTTCGAGTTGGTAATGCTTGCCGCGCATCGTGCCCGTGAAATCTCGGCCGGTTCGTCGCTGACTGTATCGCGTGACAACGACAAGAACCCCGTCGTTGCACTTCGTGAAATTGCAGATGAAACCCAGCTGGCAGACGATCTTCGCGAGCGCCAGATCGAGGCTCTCCAGACCCAGATCGAGGTCGATGAGCCCGAGGACGACGCGATGGCTCTGCTGATGGGCGCCGAAATGGACAAGCCTGCCGAGGACGATATGTCCGAAGAGCGTCTTCTTCGCCAACTTATGGAAGCTCAGGGGCAGCGCTAAGCGCCGCTCCCTGTTCTGAGGGCGAAGGATCAGATGACGACCGCAGACGATCTGGTTTCACTGGTCCGCGCCTACAATCCCAGAACAAATGAAAAGCTGCTTCGGGATGCATTTGCCTTTGGCGAGGAAATGCACACGGGGCAGTTTCGCCATTCCGGCGAGCCTTATTTTACGCATCCCGTTGCCGTTACGATGATCCTTGCGGATCAACAGATGGATGATGCAACGCTGGTCACTGCATTGCTGCACGACACGATCGAGGACACCAAAGCCTCGTTCGCCGAGGTGGAGCGTCGGTTCGGTCGCGAGATCGCTGAACTTGTCGACGGTGTGACAAAGCTCACCAATATCCAGCTGACCTCTGCGCATTCGAAGCAGGCCGAGAATTTCCGCAAGCTTTTCATGGCGATGTCGCGGGATCTGCGCGTTATGCTCGTCAAGCTTGCCGACCGACTGCACAATATGCGCACGATCAAGTCGATGCGCCCTGAAAAACAGGCCCAGAAAGCCCGCGAAACCATGGATATCTTTGCCCCACTTGCGGGACGCATGGGTATGCAATGGATGCGCGAAGAGCTTGAGGATCTCGCGTTCCGCGTCCTCAACCCCGAAGCGCGCAATTCGATCATCCGCCGCTTTATCACGCTACAGAAGGAAACGGGCGATGTGATCGAAAAGATCACCGCCGACATGCGGATCGAGTTGGAGGCTGTGGGTATTGTGGCCGACGTGTATGGCCGCGCCAAGCGTCCCTATTCGATCTGGCGCAAGATGCAGGAAAAGGATCAGGGCTTTAGCCGCCTGTCCGATATCTACGGTTTCCGCATCATCACCAAAACCGAAGCCGACTGTTATCGCGTGCTCGGCGCGGTGCACCAACGATGGCGCGCGGTGCCTGGTCGTTTCAAAGACTATATCAGCCAGCCCAAGTCGAACGGCTATCGCTCGATCCACACCACAGTTTCGGGCCGTGATGGCAAGAGGGTCGAAGTCCAGATCCGCACCCGCGAGATGCACGAGGTTGCAGAAACAGGGGTCGCAGCGCATTGGTCTTATAAGAACGGCGAGCGCGTCGAGAACCGCTTTGCTGTTGATCCCGTGCGCTGGATTTCCTCGCTGACCGAGCGGCTTGACGACGAGAGCGATCACGATGAATTCCTCGAGGCCGTCAAGCTCGAGATGTATCAGGACCAAGTGTTCTGTTTCACCCCCAAGGGGGATGTGATCAAGCTCCCACGTGGGGCAACGCCCATCGACTTTGCCTATGCGATCCACACGCGCATCGGTGCGGCCTGCGTCGGGGCCAAGGTGGACGGGCTTCGGGTTCCGCTCTGGACCCGCCTCAAGAACGGCCAGTCTGTCGAAGTGATCACCGCCGAGGGTCAGACCCCTCAGGCCACATGGATCGATATTGCCGTGACGGGTCGCGCCAAAACCGCCATCCGACGCGCGTTGCGTGAAGAGGACCGCGAGAGGTTCATCAAGCTTGGCGCCGAACTCGCGCGGGTTGCCTTCGAGAACGTCGGCAAAAAGGCGACGGAAAAGGCACTACGCACCGCGGCCAAGACGCTCGCGGTGGAAAGCGTGGACGAGCTTCTGGCCCGATTGGGCAGCGCAGAGCTCACCGCACGCGAAGTGGTGCGGGCGATTTATCCCGAGCTTGCCGAAAAAGGCGGCGAGGAAATCGAGACCAACCGTGCTGTTGTCGGGCTCGGGCCTGACCAGTCGTTCCGCCGCGCCTCGTGCTGCCAACCTGTTCCGGGTGAACGGATCATCGGGATCACCTATCGCGGCCAAGGCGTTGTGGTGCACGCGATTGATTGCGAAGCTTTGGCCGATTTCGAGGAACAACCCGAGCGTTGGGTCGATCTGACATGGCAAGACGGCAAGCACTCGGCCAAGAACACGGTTACCTTTGACCTCACGATCAGCAATGACGCGGGCGTCCTGGGGAGAATATGCACCTTGATCGGCGAGCAGAACGCCAATATCTCGGACTTGAACTTCTTGGATCGGAAACCTGATTTTTACCGTTTGATGGTTGATGTCGACCTGAGGGATGTCGAACATCTCCATCGCGTCCAAACCGCACTCGAAGCTGAAAACAATGTTTCCTCCATTTCGCGCCGTAGGGACCCTTCTCTGGCCACTACGAATTAGAACAAGGACAAGGGCTTGATATTCAAACGGCGAGATCGGCGACCAATTGCACGCGCTCTGGCCGAGTTCTTTTATCCGCGTGGTGGATGGCTGCGGGCCTTTGGCTATGTAAAGCACCGCGTTCGTAGATTGCCCGATACACCCGAGAAAATCGCCCGCGGCGTTTGGGCGGGGGTCTTTACGACCTTTACGCCGTTCTTCGGGTTCCACTTCATAACCGCCTATCTGATCGCGCGGGTCGTGCGCGGAAACATTCTCGCGGCATTGCTGGGCACATTCTTCGGAAATCCGCTGACTTATGTTCCGATTGCGGTCACGTCCTTGACGACGGGTCACTTTCTTTTGGGCACACGTCCACAACACGGTTTCGAAAAGTCATTGTCCCAGAAATTCGATGGCGCCGCGCGGGATCTCCTTCATAACTTCAAGGCGATCTTTACGCCTGAGGCAATGGAATGGTCGCGCTTGCAACTTTTTTACGATGATGTGTTCCTGCCCTTTATGGTCGGCGGGATCATTCCTGGAGTGATCGTTGCCACTTTTGTTTATTATCTCTCGGTTCCCGTCATTCGGGCCTATCAGAACAGCAGAACGCGCAAGCTTCGCGCCAAGCTTGAACAGCTTTCCAAAACCGCGCGCAAAACACCTGACGATCAATCGCTAAGCGGGTAGGATCGACACGACGAGGAGGCAATTGCCATGACGAACGGAAAACTGCGTTTGGGGGTCAACATCGACCATGTCGCAACCGTGCGAAATGCCCGAGGGAGCGCCTATCCCGATCCGGTCCGCGCTGCGAAACTTGCCGAAGAGGCAGGGGCCGACGGCATTACCGCGCACCTTCGCGAAGATCGTCGTCATATTTCGGATGCCGATATCGATGGCTTGATGGCGGCTTTGACCACGCCTCTCAATTTCGAAATGGCTGCGACATCGGAAATGCAGGCGATTGCTCTTCGTCACAAACCCCATGCCGTGTGCATCGTCCCCGAAAAGCGCGAAGAACGCACGACCGAAGGCGGGCTCGAAGTTGTGCGCGAGGAAAGTCGTCTTGCCGATTTCATTGCCCCGCTGCGCGAAGCAGGATGCCGCGTTTCGATCTTTATTGGTGCCGATCAAGACCAGATCGAGGCGGCACATCGTATCGGTGCACAGGTGATCGAACTTCATACCGGTGCCTATTGCGATTTCCACGCCGAAGGTCGTTTTGACGCGCGCGATGCAGAACTTGCGCGGCTTCGTGAGATGGCGCGTTTTGCCCATGGTCTCGGGCTCGAGGTGCACGCGGGTCATGGGCTCACCTTCGAGACGGTGCAGCCGATCGCGGCTCTGCCCGAAGTGATGGAACTCAACATCGGCCATTTCATCATCGGAGAGTCGATTTTTAGTGGGCTCGGACCGACGATCAAGGAAATGCGCCGGTTGATGGACGAAGCACGGGCCTGAACGTGATACTCGGAATAGGCAGCGATCTTGCGAATATCGAGCGTATCCAGGGCACTCTGGATCGCTTTGGCGATCGTTTTCGCAATCGCGTTTTCACCGAAATCGAACAGGCCAAAGCAGAACGTCGCAAGGACGTGGCCGGAACCTATGCCAAAAGGTGGGCCGCTAAAGAGGCCTGTTCCAAAGCGCTGGGCACGGGTCTAGCGATGGGGATTTCATGGAAAGATATGGCGGTGTCCAATCTTCCTTCGGGTCAACCCGTCATGAAGGTGACTGGCTGGGCCAAAGACAGGCTCGACGCGATGACCCCCGAAGGGCATGAAGCAATCATTCACGTCACGCTTACCGATGACCACCCTTGGGCTCAGGCCTTTGTCGTCATCGAAGCAAGGCCGATCCCCGAGCAATAGGGGACCGACTTGACACCTAGCAGGGCGCCACGCATGAAGCGCAGGATATTTTAGAGGACCAGAGTATGAGCGAAGAACTTGAATCAGGCGTTTGGGCGAGTGTTAAAGAAACCGTCAAGACGATCGTCTATGCTCTGCTGATTGCGGGCACGTTCCGCACGCTGTTCTTTCAGCCGTTTTGGATCCCGTCCGGTTCTATGAAGGACACCCTTCTGATCGGTGACTTCCTCTTTGTGAACAAGATGGCCTATGGTTACTCCTATGCCTCTTGCCCGTCGATCAAGATCCCCTCGCTCGGTGTCGACATTGATGCAGAAGATTTCTGCGGTGTCTTCAAAGGAGCGGAAAAGCGTTTCCTCGGGTCCGAGCCTGAGGTTGGGGATGTGATCGTCTTTCGCCATCCGGTCACGGGTGTTGATTTCGTAAAGCGTCTTATCGGCAAGCCCGGTGATCGTATCCAGATGATCGACAGCGTTCTTCACATCAATGGTTCGCCCGTCGAGCTGGAACGCGTTGCCGACTTTGAAGAACCCTATGCACCGCAGGGTGCACAAAACAGTATCCCGCGTTGTGCAAACACCGTCACGAGCCAAGGCGATACCTGTATCAAAGAACGCTATATCGAGACCTTGCCGAACGGTGCAAAGCACTCGATCCTCAATATTGCGGTGCAGCGTGCCGATGATACGGGTGTCTATACGGTTCCCGAGGGTCATTATTTCTTTATGGGTGACAACCGTGATAACTCGGTCGACAGCCGCTTCCCGCAGAGCGAAGGTGGCGTAGAATTCGTGCCCGCAGAGAATTTGGTCGGGCGCGCGGATCGCATCATCTTTAGTTCTGCAGGCCGTTCCATGCTTGCGTTCTGGACGTGGCGCATGGATCGCTTTTTCGAGGTTGTCGAGTAAACCAGAGCAGCAATGTATTTTTCCCTCAACCCGATCAAACTGTTCCTCGACGGGTTCGACTGGAATGGTCGAACCTCTCGGCGGCAACTCGGGATTGTTCTGTTCTCGGGAATTTTGCCTTCTTCGATCTCGGCTCTGCTCGGATACATAGGCTATGACGCGCTCTGGGCGCGCAGCCTTCTTATCTTGTTCGCTGCGCTTTTTTTCATTCCGCTGGTGGGGCACCTTGTGCGCCGCATCAATGATCTTGGTTGGAATGGCTGGCTGGTCTGGCTTGTCGTCGTGCCCTATGTGGCCTTTGTCTTTCTTCTTGTGCTTTTGTTCAAGTCGAGGGGCTACAAGCGTCCCATCTATTCCACGCTTTGGCGTCTTGTGGGACAGGTGGCTACGGCGGTCGTTGCGCTTGTGATGTTGACGGGTGTGTTCTGGCGCCCCTATTTCGTCATTTCGGGTGCGATGAAGCCCAACCTGCTCGTCGGGGACTATGTGATCACGACCGTGTTCACGACCGACCCCGAAGTTGGTGAGATGACCGTCTTTCGGCATCCTGTTTCCGGTATCCCGACGGTGAGCCGTGTGATCGGGATCGAGGGTGACAGCGTCCAGATGCGAGGCGGCACTCTCTGGATCAACGGGGTCGAGGCAGAAACGGCTTCGGATGGCTTTTTTGACGAGGTGATGGAACCACAGGGACCTCTTGGACTACTTCCCAGATGCACCAACGGAGCCGTGGGGCAGTTCGCGAATTGCAGGAAGACCCAAGAGAGAGAAACTCTGTCGAACGGGGTTGGCTATCCGATCCTGAACATCGGAAAGACCGCGCTCGATCAAACGGGCGAGTTCACGGTTCCCGAAGGCCATGTCTTTGTGCTTGGCGATAATCGTGATAACGCAGCAGACAGCAGGATCGCCGTTGGTGCAGGCGGAACGGGATTTGTTCCGGTCGAAAATCTGATTGGCCATCCGTTGTTTGTGCTCTATTCGGTGTCGTCCGCTTGGCCTTGGGCGATCTGGACGATGCGCGTGAATAGAATTTTCGTAGGAATCGAATGAAACTGTCGGTCGAACTCACAGCATTCTGCGAACGGATTGGATATCAGTTCAACAAGCCGGAATTGCTTGTGCGTGCCATGACGCATCCCTCGATGTCCTCGCCGCATCGTGACAACAACCAGCGTCTCGAGTTTTTGGGCGACCGCGTGCTCGGCCTTGTGATGGCAGAGGCTCTTTTTCGCGCGGACATGGGGGCGAGCGAGGGTGTGCTTGCGCCGCGTTTCAACGCGCTCGTCCGCAAGGAAACCTGCGCAGATGTCGCCCGTCAGGTGGAGCTTGGCTCGGTGCTCCGTCTGGGGCGGTCCGAAATGAAATCAGGTGGCCGCCGCAAACAAGCGCTTTTGGGCGATGCCATGGAAGCTTTGATCGCGGCGGTTTATCTTGACGGCGGCTTCAAGGCGGCAAGCGACGTGGTGCTGCGACTTTGGGGCGATCGGATCGACCAGGTCGAAGAGGACGCGCGCGACCCCAAGACCTCGCTTCAAGAGTGGGCGCAGGCCCGCGGAGAAACGCCACCCGTCTATACCGAGATCGGGCGCTCTGGCCCTGATCATCAGCCAATCTTTACCATCGAGGTCCAACTGGCCTCGGGTGCTTCCGAAAGGGCAAGCGCCGGTTCCAAACGCCAAGCTGAACAAGCTGCGGCCAAGGCTCTTTTGAGCAAGGTAACATCATGACCGAAGAGAATACCCGCGCGGGCTTTGTGGCCCTTATTGGCGAGCCGAATGCAGGCAAGTCGACTTTGCTCAATCGTATGGTCGGAGCCAAGGTTTCGATTGTGACCCACAAGGTCCAGACCACACGGGCCCGTATTCGCGGGGTCGCTCTGGATGGCGACAGCCAGATCGTTTTTGTGGACACACCGGGTCTGTTCCGCCCCCGTCGTCGTCTTGACCGCGCAATGGTCGCAGCCGCTTGGGGTGGTGCCGCTGATGCCGATGTCGTTGTTCTTTTGATCGAGGCGCATCGCGGTCAGACCGATGGTGTCAAAGCCATTCTGGAGGCCTTGAGCGAGCGTGTCGGGCAAGTTCCAGTCGCCCTTGCCATCAACAAGATCGATCGGGTGAAGGCCGAAGAGCTTCTGGCGCTCACCAAGGCGATGAACGAGGCTTATCCCTTTGTCGAAACCTTCCTCATTTCGGCCGAGCGCGGGCACGGGTGCGATGCACTCAAGCACTGGTTGGCCAAGGAGGTTCCTGCCGGTCCGTGGCTCTATCCCGAAGACCAGATTGCCGACCTGCCGATGCGTATGATTGCCGCCGAGATGACCCGTGAAAAGCTCACGTTGCGGCTTCATCAGGAGCTTCCTTATCAGCTCACCGTCGAAACCGAGAGCTGGCAAGAACGCCCCGACGGGTCTGCGCGGATCGATCAGATGATTTATGTGTCGCGTGATGGTCACAAGGGGATCTTGCTCGGCCACAAAGGCGAGACCATCAAGTCTGTCGGCCGCGCCGCGCGCGAAGAAATCGAAGAGTTCCTCGGCCGCAAGGTGCACTTGTTCCTTCAGGTGAAAGTCCGAGAAAACTGGCTCGAAGAATCCGAGCGTTATTCCGAAATGGGCCTTGATTTCAAAGACGGTAACTGACGCCAGACTTGATTTGAGTCCCGTCTCTTGCTTCTTTGTCGTGGGGCGAGTTGGAGAAGACATGCGGCTTACGTCGGAAATCTGGGTTTCGGCCTATCTCATGCGTTTGCGCACCGAGGACATACCTGCGTTCGTCGTCAAAAAGGGCGATGTGACTGCGGGTGCAGTGCTTATCAAGCTCAACACACTCGACGGGCGCGCGACCTGTTACCAGCGAAGCTTTGATCTGATGTCGGGAGAGCGCGCTTGGGTTGCCCTGAGTTCGGGCCCCGAGACCGAGGTCGATGCCTCGATCAACAAGCAGCGCAACTTCGATCCCGATCTTTGGGTCATCGAAGTCGAGAGCAGGCAGGGCCGCCATATGCTTGACGAGCCCGGTCTCGAATGATCGAGTGGCGGGATCAGGGCGCTTTGATCGCGGCGCGTCCGCACGGAGAAACATCCGTCATCGTCGAGGTCTTTACCGAGACACATGGTCGTCACGCAGGTGTTGTTCGTGGTGGCGCCAGTCGCAAGCAGGTTGCAAACCTTCAGCCCGGAACACAGCTTGATGTGACCTGGAAGGCGCGTCTCGATGATCACCTTGGAAGCTTCAGCGTCGAGCCGTTGCGGTCTCGTGCCGCGCAGGTCATGAATGACCGTCTTGCGCTTGGGGGGCTTAATGCGGTTTGCGCGCTGCTTTCGGCGACTTTGCCGGAACGCGAGCCGCACCCGATCCTCTATGCAAAAAGCATCGCGCTTCTCGATCTTCTGGGGCAAAGCGATGTCTGGCCATTGGCCTATCTTCAATGGGAAATGGCGCTTCTGGAAGAATTGGGATTTGGCCTTGATTTGTCGGCTTGTGCCGCAACGGGTGTGAATGAAGAGCTTTGCTTCATCTCGCCGAAGTCAGGGCGCGCCGTGAGCCGTCAGGGGGCGGGAGAATGGGCGCACCGTATGCTTGATTTACCGCCCGTTCTTAAAGGCGAGGGAGATGCCTCGGGACCCGAAATCGCCAAGGCGCTCGCGACGACAGGCTATTTTTTCGAGCATAAAGTCCTTGCGAATTTGTCGGGACGGCCCATGCCGCCCGCACGTTCGCGGCTTAGGGATCTGATCGCATCCTTGCAATAAAAAGGCCGGCGGGGGAGCGCCGGCCTTTTACTTTCCAGACGGTAGGATTTAACCCAGCAAGCGCCGAGCGATGACCTGCGCCTGAATTTCTGCGGCACCCTCGAAAATGTTGAGAATGCGGGCGTCGCAAAGGATGCGGCTGATTTTGTATTCCAGCGCAAAGCCATTGCCGCCGTGGATCTGAAGACCGTTGTCCGCAGCCGCCCAAGCAACGCGGGCCCCCAAGAGTTTCGCCATCCCCGCTTCAAGGTCGCAGCGGCGATCGGCATCCTTTTCCCGCGCCGAGAAATAAGTCAGCTGACGCGCAATCATGATCTCGACGGCCATCATCGCTAGCTTGCCTGAGACGCGCGGGAAGTTGATCAGCGATTGGCCGAACTGCTTGCGGTCGTTCGCGTATTGCATTGCAACATCGAGAGCCGATTGTGCAACACCGATGGCGCGGGCGGCGGTCTGGATCCGCGCGCTTTCAAAGGTTTGCATCAGTTGTTTGAAGCCGTTCCCTTCCTCGCCGCCGAGGAGGTTTTCGCCTTTGACGTGGAAGTTATCAAAGCCGAGTTCGTATTCTTTCATCCCGCGATACCCGAGCACTTCGATCTCGCCACCCGTCATCCCCTCGGTCGGGAAGGGATGCTCGTCTGTGCCGGGTGTCTTTTCGGCAAGGAACATCGACAGGCCTTTGTAGTCGCTTGTCGCAGGGTCAGTGCGGGCGAGGAGCGTCATGACATGGGTGCGGGCCGCATGGGTGATCCACGTTTTGTTGCCCGTTAC encodes:
- the era gene encoding GTPase Era; protein product: MTEENTRAGFVALIGEPNAGKSTLLNRMVGAKVSIVTHKVQTTRARIRGVALDGDSQIVFVDTPGLFRPRRRLDRAMVAAAWGGAADADVVVLLIEAHRGQTDGVKAILEALSERVGQVPVALAINKIDRVKAEELLALTKAMNEAYPFVETFLISAERGHGCDALKHWLAKEVPAGPWLYPEDQIADLPMRMIAAEMTREKLTLRLHQELPYQLTVETESWQERPDGSARIDQMIYVSRDGHKGILLGHKGETIKSVGRAAREEIEEFLGRKVHLFLQVKVRENWLEESERYSEMGLDFKDGN
- a CDS encoding DUF1491 family protein — protein: MRLTSEIWVSAYLMRLRTEDIPAFVVKKGDVTAGAVLIKLNTLDGRATCYQRSFDLMSGERAWVALSSGPETEVDASINKQRNFDPDLWVIEVESRQGRHMLDEPGLE
- the recO gene encoding DNA repair protein RecO; translation: MIEWRDQGALIAARPHGETSVIVEVFTETHGRHAGVVRGGASRKQVANLQPGTQLDVTWKARLDDHLGSFSVEPLRSRAAQVMNDRLALGGLNAVCALLSATLPEREPHPILYAKSIALLDLLGQSDVWPLAYLQWEMALLEELGFGLDLSACAATGVNEELCFISPKSGRAVSRQGAGEWAHRMLDLPPVLKGEGDASGPEIAKALATTGYFFEHKVLANLSGRPMPPARSRLRDLIASLQ